The following are encoded in a window of Paraburkholderia hospita genomic DNA:
- a CDS encoding transglutaminase family protein, with amino-acid sequence MYLTIRHDTSYRYESTVHYSIQQLRLTPSSGASQIVRRWTLDAPGKLDSTFDAYGNVLHTLVLNKQHDEIRVHVSGEVDTFPLIDGRLGDDAGAIPLEHFTCATRLTDCDPAIRELAASVPSLDKAAALIALSEKIIDRVQFETGATGVTSTASQALALGKGVCQDHAHLMLACCRARGIPARYVSGYIEPGDVEHAASHAWVDVWLAGIGWISVDVTHAAFASEMYCRLASARDYEAASPVRGRRIGGLEETLDVSVAVKAQEQSPQ; translated from the coding sequence ATGTATCTGACGATCCGCCACGACACCTCTTACCGCTACGAATCGACGGTCCATTACTCGATCCAGCAACTGCGCCTCACGCCATCGAGCGGTGCTTCACAGATCGTGCGGCGCTGGACGCTCGATGCGCCCGGCAAGCTCGACTCGACCTTCGACGCCTATGGCAACGTGCTGCACACGCTCGTACTCAACAAGCAGCACGACGAGATTCGCGTGCATGTATCGGGCGAAGTCGACACGTTTCCTTTGATCGACGGCCGGCTCGGCGACGATGCGGGCGCGATCCCGCTCGAGCATTTCACCTGCGCGACACGGCTGACCGACTGCGACCCCGCGATTCGCGAACTGGCGGCGTCCGTGCCGTCGCTCGACAAGGCGGCCGCGCTGATTGCGCTGTCGGAGAAGATCATCGATCGCGTGCAGTTCGAGACGGGCGCGACGGGCGTGACGAGCACGGCGTCGCAGGCGCTTGCGCTCGGCAAGGGCGTCTGCCAGGACCACGCGCATCTGATGCTCGCGTGCTGCCGCGCGCGCGGCATTCCGGCGCGCTATGTGAGCGGCTATATCGAACCGGGCGACGTCGAGCATGCGGCGAGTCACGCGTGGGTCGATGTGTGGCTCGCGGGTATCGGCTGGATTTCCGTCGACGTCACGCACGCTGCGTTTGCCAGCGAGATGTATTGCCGGCTCGCGTCGGCGCGCGACTATGAAGCGGCCTCGCCCGTGCGCGGACGGCGGATCGGCGGACTGGAAGAAACGCTCGATGTGTCCGTTGCCGTGAAGGCGCAGGAGCAGTCGCCGCAATAG
- a CDS encoding proteasome-type protease, which translates to MTYCVAMCVDEGLVFLSDTRTNAGVDHISTARKMSVFEEPGERMLVLLGAGNLSLTQAVLQELSEPTGPSGPSASSKPTLWTVQTMADAARVVGQAVRDVHLREANALQEFGVDFNCSFILGGQIRENAESGNGAGQSRPRLFMIYAAGNFIESSRVNPYFQIGESKYGKPIIDRVLIPSTPLDEAAKCALISMDSTLRSNLSVGLPLDLLVYEKDTLKVTRFVSIDQDNAYYQMIHRTWGERLRQVFGEIPDPDWQITGDVPQNGHVGEMVLYRPPGELHADAERGTPAVDARPAQTLAQADKPKTRG; encoded by the coding sequence ATGACTTACTGTGTGGCGATGTGCGTCGATGAAGGGCTCGTGTTCCTGTCGGATACACGGACTAATGCCGGCGTCGATCACATCAGCACCGCGCGCAAGATGTCGGTGTTCGAAGAGCCCGGCGAACGCATGCTGGTGCTGCTCGGCGCGGGCAATCTGTCGCTCACGCAGGCCGTGCTGCAAGAGTTGTCCGAGCCGACTGGACCTTCAGGACCCTCCGCTTCGTCGAAGCCCACGCTCTGGACCGTGCAAACGATGGCCGACGCCGCGCGCGTGGTCGGCCAGGCAGTGCGCGACGTGCACCTGCGCGAGGCGAATGCGCTGCAGGAATTCGGCGTCGACTTCAATTGCAGCTTCATTCTCGGCGGACAGATCCGTGAGAACGCGGAGAGCGGCAATGGCGCCGGACAATCGCGGCCGCGTCTCTTCATGATCTATGCGGCAGGTAACTTCATCGAATCGTCGCGTGTGAATCCGTACTTTCAGATCGGCGAGTCGAAGTATGGCAAGCCGATCATCGACCGCGTGCTGATCCCATCCACGCCGCTCGACGAGGCCGCCAAGTGCGCGCTGATCTCGATGGACTCGACGCTGCGCTCGAACCTCTCGGTCGGGCTGCCGCTCGATCTGCTCGTCTACGAGAAAGATACGCTGAAGGTGACGCGCTTCGTGTCGATCGATCAGGACAACGCGTATTACCAGATGATCCATCGCACATGGGGCGAACGGCTTCGGCAGGTGTTCGGCGAGATTCCCGATCCAGACTGGCAAATCACGGGCGACGTGCCGCAGAACGGGCATGTCGGGGAGATGGTGCTGTATCGGCCGCCGGGTGAGTTGCATGCGGATGCAGAGCGCGGCACGCCGGCTGTCGACGCGCGGCCCGCGCAGACTCTGGCGCAAGCCGACAAGCCTAAAACACGCGGCTGA
- a CDS encoding porin — translation MKRIALSTLSLALLGAAGAAHAQSSVTLYGLIDDSIQYVHNSNLANDNLWQLAAGNLQGSRWGMKGTEDLGGGLKAIFQLESGFNPNNGKMGSYGTGTKLFGRQAYVGVTHDAYGTFTLGRQYDPLVDLVQPLTADNYFGSTFTTPGDVDNNDNSSRTNNAIKYVSPVWSGFQFEGMYALGGVAGATGAGQSWAGAATWSGGPFAVAAGYFRMQNGNTPASRGVTPATPAGTWSQGVTSDATFDGSNINGAYQSAKSIDITSVAGQYVTGPFTFNLRYSFAQYKPDGFSGFASQQKYQVAGAYAGWQVTPAMLLGLGYTYTHGSGDASASYNQVSLGADYNLSKRTDLYLLGAYQKASGHQRDQSTGNIVDAGASVGSYGYGAGSTSQEIVSLGIRHKF, via the coding sequence ATGAAACGAATCGCACTGTCGACGCTCTCGCTGGCTCTGCTCGGCGCTGCAGGCGCAGCACATGCACAGAGCAGCGTGACGCTTTATGGCTTGATCGATGACTCGATCCAGTACGTTCACAACTCGAACCTGGCTAATGACAACCTGTGGCAGCTGGCAGCAGGCAACCTGCAAGGCAGCCGCTGGGGCATGAAGGGTACGGAAGACCTGGGCGGTGGCCTGAAGGCGATCTTCCAGTTGGAAAGCGGCTTCAACCCGAACAACGGCAAGATGGGCTCGTACGGCACGGGCACCAAGCTGTTCGGCCGTCAGGCATACGTTGGCGTGACGCACGATGCCTACGGTACGTTCACGTTGGGTCGCCAGTACGACCCGCTCGTCGACCTGGTCCAGCCGCTGACGGCTGACAACTACTTCGGTAGCACGTTCACGACGCCGGGCGACGTTGACAACAACGACAACAGCTCGCGTACGAACAACGCAATCAAGTACGTGTCGCCGGTGTGGAGCGGCTTCCAGTTCGAAGGCATGTACGCTCTGGGCGGCGTCGCTGGCGCAACGGGCGCTGGCCAGTCGTGGGCAGGCGCAGCAACGTGGAGCGGCGGTCCGTTCGCCGTCGCAGCTGGTTACTTCCGCATGCAAAACGGCAACACGCCGGCAAGCCGCGGCGTCACCCCGGCAACGCCGGCTGGCACTTGGAGCCAAGGCGTGACGTCGGACGCTACGTTCGATGGCTCGAACATCAACGGCGCGTACCAGTCTGCCAAGTCGATCGACATCACGTCGGTAGCTGGCCAATATGTCACGGGTCCGTTCACGTTCAACCTGCGTTACAGCTTCGCGCAGTACAAGCCGGACGGATTCTCGGGCTTCGCGTCGCAGCAGAAGTACCAGGTTGCTGGCGCTTACGCAGGCTGGCAGGTCACGCCGGCAATGCTGCTCGGTCTGGGCTACACCTACACGCACGGCTCTGGCGACGCGTCGGCAAGCTACAACCAGGTTTCGCTGGGCGCCGACTACAATCTGTCGAAGCGTACCGACCTGTACCTGCTCGGTGCTTACCAGAAGGCAAGCGGCCATCAGCGTGATCAAAGCACGGGCAACATCGTCGACGCAGGCGCATCGGTTGGCTCGTATGGCTACGGTGCAGGTTCGACCAGCCAGGAAATCGTCAGCTTGGGTATCCGTCACAAGTTCTAA
- a CDS encoding YihY/virulence factor BrkB family protein has translation MDLDSLSADKLQTVAKKQASWAAGALRQFSENRCAAMAASIAFYAAFSLAPTLVMVIAISGWFFGAEAARGELFRQVHSVLGNDAAAAVTTIVQNAHRSGGAGGIAAILSFVLLAVGASATFSSLNSALNIVWPSVAPRASSVFALVRVRLISFGLVLGVAFLLIVSLVLDTAITFVGNWIWGDSPYVVIGNLLQLAVGWMVLAFAFAALLKFLPDAPVRWRDALVGGTVAAALFSAGKKLFALYLAHAGMANSFGAAGSLAVLLMWLYFSAVVLLLGAEFAAARGRMHDPRGAWGLAPATPPGSRAMLASVLAASTVATDARRRPVSDPQPSSAVTPPTPRPSIATRLLAKHDAGIGKAVSIGKTVIKAETQATRAAAVTIVEAGRRAVAADRYVRRHPWESMLIAASTAMAVAALARRCNASNDAETPPSDNASR, from the coding sequence ATGGACCTCGATTCACTGTCCGCCGACAAGCTGCAAACGGTCGCGAAGAAGCAGGCGTCGTGGGCTGCCGGCGCGTTGCGGCAGTTCTCCGAGAACCGCTGCGCGGCGATGGCGGCGAGCATCGCGTTCTATGCGGCGTTCTCGCTCGCGCCGACGCTCGTGATGGTGATCGCCATCTCCGGCTGGTTCTTCGGCGCGGAAGCCGCGCGCGGCGAATTGTTCAGACAGGTGCATAGCGTGCTCGGCAACGATGCCGCCGCCGCCGTCACGACGATCGTACAGAACGCGCATCGCAGCGGCGGCGCGGGCGGCATCGCTGCGATCCTCTCGTTCGTTCTGCTGGCCGTGGGCGCGTCCGCGACCTTTTCGTCGTTGAATAGCGCGCTCAATATCGTCTGGCCGTCGGTGGCGCCGCGCGCGTCGAGCGTGTTCGCGCTGGTGCGCGTGCGGCTGATCTCGTTCGGCCTCGTGCTCGGCGTGGCGTTCCTGCTGATCGTGTCGCTGGTACTCGACACGGCGATCACGTTTGTCGGCAACTGGATCTGGGGCGACTCGCCGTATGTGGTGATCGGCAATCTGCTGCAACTGGCCGTCGGCTGGATGGTGCTCGCGTTCGCGTTCGCCGCGCTGCTCAAGTTTCTGCCCGATGCGCCCGTGCGCTGGCGCGACGCGCTGGTCGGCGGGACGGTGGCGGCCGCGCTCTTCTCTGCGGGCAAGAAGCTCTTCGCGCTCTACCTCGCGCATGCCGGCATGGCCAATTCGTTCGGCGCGGCCGGCTCGCTCGCGGTGCTGCTGATGTGGCTGTACTTCTCGGCGGTCGTGTTGCTGCTCGGCGCGGAGTTCGCCGCCGCGCGCGGCCGCATGCATGATCCCCGTGGCGCGTGGGGCCTCGCACCCGCCACGCCGCCGGGCAGCCGCGCGATGCTGGCGTCCGTGCTGGCAGCGTCGACGGTGGCGACAGACGCGAGACGCAGACCAGTGAGCGACCCGCAGCCGTCTTCAGCCGTCACGCCGCCGACACCGCGCCCTTCCATTGCAACGCGATTGCTGGCGAAGCATGACGCCGGCATCGGCAAGGCCGTGTCTATCGGCAAGACTGTCATCAAGGCCGAAACGCAGGCGACGCGCGCCGCCGCGGTGACGATCGTCGAAGCAGGACGCAGGGCCGTCGCGGCGGACCGTTATGTCCGGCGGCATCCATGGGAGTCGATGCTGATCGCGGCGAGCACCGCGATGGCCGTGGCCGCGCTCGCCCGGCGCTGCAACGCTTCGAACGACGCTGAAACGCCGCCTTCCGATAACGCCAGCCGTTAA
- the fdnG gene encoding formate dehydrogenase-N subunit alpha gives MLQMSRRQFLKVTASTLAGSSLALMGFSPEPALAEVRQYKLARTTETRNTCPYCSVGCGILMYGLGDGAKNATASIIHIEGDPDHPVNRGTLCPKGASLIDFIHSPSRLKYPEYRAAGSDQWQRISWDDALDRIAKLMKEDRDANFIESTPDGKKVNRWLTTGMLAASAGSNEVGYLTHKTVRSMGMLAFDNQARVUHGPTVAGLAPTFGRGAMTNHWVDIKNADVILVMGGNAAEAHPCGFKWVTEAKAHNKAKLMVVDPRFTRTASIADFYAPIRTGTDIAFLGGVINYLLTNDKIQHEYVKNYTDMPFIVREDFAFNDGIFSGYDANAHKYADKSTWDYERGDDGFVKVDTTLQHPRCVYNLLKQHYSRYTPEMVEKTCGTPKDRFLHVCETLATTSTPGRAGTILYALGWTHHSIGAQMIRTGAMVQLLLGNIGIAGGGMNALRGHSNIQGLTDLGLMSNLLPGYMTLPNEPEQDFDAYIKKRAAQPLRPNQLSYWKNYRAFHVSMMKSWWGDAATADNNWGFDYLPKLDKPYDLLQTIELMHQGKMNGYLCQGFNPLAAAPNKAKTAASLAKLKWLVIMDPLATETSEFWKNYGEYNDVDASKIQTEVFRLPTTCFAEERGSLVSSSRVLQWHWQGVEGPGEARSDLEIMSGLFLRMRKAYKEQGGKYPDPIVNLNWTYAHPDSPTPEEIAMEFSGKALADLPDPKDPSKVLVKKGDQLAGFAQLKDDGTTASGCWIFCGAWTQTGNQMGRRDNSDPTGIGQTLGWAWAWPANRRVLYNRASCDVNGKPFDPKRKLIAWNGTSWSGPDIPDYKIDEAPENGMGPFIMNPEGVARFFARDGMNEGPFPEHYEPFETPLGYNTFHPNNPLATNNPAARVFPDDRKAFGKAADFPHTATTYRLTEHFHFWTKHARLNAIIQPQQFVEIGEDLAKQVGVVAGERVKVSSNRGYIIAVAVVTKRIKPLMIDGKKVQTVGIPLHWGFKGLTKPGYITNTLTPVVADANSQTPEFKSFLVKVEKA, from the coding sequence ATGTTGCAAATGTCCCGCCGTCAGTTTCTGAAGGTGACGGCGAGCACGCTGGCCGGATCGAGTTTGGCCCTGATGGGCTTCTCGCCGGAACCCGCGCTCGCCGAAGTCCGACAGTACAAACTGGCTCGTACTACCGAAACGCGCAACACGTGTCCCTATTGCTCCGTCGGCTGCGGCATCCTGATGTACGGGCTCGGCGACGGCGCGAAGAACGCGACTGCCAGCATCATTCACATTGAAGGCGACCCGGACCACCCGGTCAATCGCGGCACGTTGTGCCCGAAAGGGGCGAGCCTGATCGACTTCATTCATAGCCCGAGCCGTCTGAAGTATCCCGAGTATCGTGCTGCCGGTTCCGATCAGTGGCAACGCATCTCGTGGGACGACGCGCTCGACCGCATCGCGAAGCTGATGAAGGAAGATCGCGACGCGAACTTCATCGAAAGCACGCCCGACGGCAAGAAGGTCAATCGCTGGCTGACCACGGGCATGCTCGCGGCGTCGGCGGGCAGCAACGAGGTCGGCTATCTGACGCACAAGACTGTGCGAAGCATGGGGATGCTTGCGTTCGACAACCAGGCGCGTGTCTGACACGGCCCGACGGTGGCAGGTCTTGCCCCGACGTTTGGCCGTGGCGCGATGACGAACCATTGGGTCGACATCAAGAACGCGGACGTGATTCTGGTGATGGGCGGCAATGCGGCCGAGGCGCACCCGTGCGGTTTCAAATGGGTGACCGAGGCGAAGGCGCACAACAAGGCGAAGCTGATGGTCGTCGATCCGCGCTTTACGCGTACGGCGTCGATCGCGGATTTCTATGCGCCGATCCGCACGGGCACCGACATCGCGTTCCTTGGCGGCGTGATCAACTATCTGCTGACCAATGACAAGATCCAGCACGAGTACGTGAAGAACTACACGGACATGCCGTTCATCGTCCGTGAAGACTTTGCGTTCAACGACGGCATCTTCTCCGGCTACGACGCGAACGCGCACAAGTACGCAGACAAATCGACGTGGGACTACGAGCGCGGCGACGACGGCTTCGTCAAGGTCGACACGACGCTGCAGCATCCGCGCTGCGTGTACAACCTGCTCAAGCAGCACTATTCGCGCTATACGCCGGAGATGGTCGAGAAGACCTGCGGCACACCGAAAGACAGGTTCCTGCACGTCTGCGAGACGCTCGCGACGACTTCGACACCAGGTCGCGCGGGCACGATTCTCTATGCGCTCGGCTGGACGCATCATTCGATCGGCGCGCAGATGATCCGCACGGGTGCGATGGTGCAACTGCTGCTCGGCAATATCGGCATCGCGGGCGGCGGGATGAACGCACTGCGTGGCCACTCGAACATCCAGGGGTTGACGGACCTCGGCCTGATGTCGAATCTGCTGCCGGGCTACATGACGTTGCCGAACGAGCCGGAGCAGGATTTCGACGCCTATATCAAGAAGCGCGCAGCGCAGCCGCTGCGGCCCAACCAGTTGAGCTACTGGAAGAATTACCGCGCCTTCCACGTGAGCATGATGAAGTCGTGGTGGGGCGACGCCGCAACGGCCGACAACAACTGGGGCTTCGACTACCTGCCGAAGCTCGACAAGCCGTACGACCTGCTGCAGACCATCGAGCTGATGCACCAGGGCAAGATGAACGGCTATCTCTGCCAGGGCTTCAATCCGCTCGCGGCCGCGCCGAACAAGGCGAAAACGGCGGCGAGCCTTGCGAAGCTGAAGTGGCTCGTCATCATGGACCCGCTCGCGACGGAAACGTCCGAGTTCTGGAAGAACTACGGCGAGTACAACGACGTCGATGCATCGAAGATCCAGACAGAAGTGTTCCGGCTGCCGACCACCTGCTTCGCCGAAGAGCGCGGTTCGCTGGTCAGTTCGAGCCGTGTGCTGCAGTGGCACTGGCAAGGCGTGGAGGGGCCGGGCGAGGCGCGCAGCGATCTCGAGATCATGTCGGGCCTCTTCCTGCGCATGCGCAAGGCGTACAAGGAGCAGGGCGGCAAGTATCCCGATCCCATCGTTAACCTGAACTGGACGTACGCGCATCCCGACAGCCCGACGCCCGAAGAGATCGCGATGGAGTTTAGCGGCAAGGCACTCGCGGACCTGCCCGATCCCAAAGATCCGAGCAAGGTGCTCGTCAAGAAGGGCGACCAGCTGGCTGGCTTTGCGCAACTGAAGGACGACGGTACGACGGCGAGCGGCTGCTGGATCTTCTGCGGCGCGTGGACCCAGACGGGCAACCAGATGGGCCGGCGCGACAACAGCGACCCGACGGGCATCGGCCAGACGCTCGGCTGGGCGTGGGCGTGGCCTGCGAACCGGCGCGTGCTGTACAACCGCGCATCGTGCGATGTGAACGGCAAGCCGTTCGACCCGAAACGCAAGCTGATCGCGTGGAACGGCACGAGCTGGAGCGGGCCTGATATTCCCGACTACAAGATCGACGAGGCGCCCGAAAACGGCATGGGACCGTTCATCATGAACCCGGAAGGCGTCGCGCGTTTCTTCGCGCGCGACGGTATGAACGAAGGGCCTTTCCCCGAGCACTACGAGCCGTTCGAAACGCCGCTCGGCTACAACACGTTCCATCCGAACAATCCGCTGGCGACGAATAACCCGGCTGCGCGCGTGTTCCCGGACGACCGCAAGGCGTTCGGCAAGGCGGCCGATTTCCCGCATACGGCGACCACCTATCGTCTGACGGAACACTTCCACTTCTGGACCAAGCATGCGCGCCTGAACGCGATCATCCAGCCGCAGCAGTTTGTCGAAATCGGCGAAGACCTCGCGAAGCAGGTCGGCGTGGTGGCGGGCGAACGCGTGAAGGTGTCGAGCAATCGTGGGTACATCATCGCCGTGGCTGTCGTCACGAAGCGGATCAAACCGCTGATGATCGACGGCAAGAAGGTGCAGACGGTCGGCATTCCGTTGCATTGGGGTTTCAAGGGGCTCACGAAGCCGGGCTATATCACCAACACGTTGACGCCTGTCGTGGCCGACGCGAATTCGCAGACACCGGAATTCAAGTCGTTCCTCGTGAAGGTCGAGAAGGCGTAG
- the fdxH gene encoding formate dehydrogenase subunit beta — translation MAFQSLDIKRLSATTVQPTSVREPVTGEVAKLIDVTKCIGCKACQTACMEWNDLRDEVGITTGVYDNPRDLTEHSWTVMRFTEYENPKGDLEWLIRKDGCMHCEDPGCLKACPSPGAIVQYTNGIVDFHEENCIGCGYCIAGCPFNIPRLSKADHRVYKCTLCSDRVGVGQEPACVKTCPTGAIVFGTKVDMIQHAEERIVDLKERGFEHAGLYNPAGVGGTHVMYVLHHADQPSLYHGLPDDPHISPFVKLWKGIAKPLGVAAIALTALAGFFHYTRIGPNELSEEDEDAARNAAHDIRERREHKPEEPVK, via the coding sequence ATGGCATTTCAATCGCTCGATATCAAACGCCTCTCCGCCACGACCGTGCAGCCGACGTCGGTGCGTGAGCCTGTCACCGGAGAAGTCGCGAAGCTGATCGACGTAACCAAGTGCATCGGCTGCAAGGCGTGCCAGACAGCGTGCATGGAGTGGAACGATCTGCGCGACGAGGTCGGCATCACGACGGGCGTCTACGACAACCCGCGCGATCTCACCGAGCATTCATGGACGGTGATGCGCTTCACCGAGTACGAGAATCCGAAAGGGGATCTCGAATGGCTGATCCGCAAGGACGGCTGCATGCACTGCGAAGATCCCGGCTGCCTGAAGGCGTGTCCGTCACCGGGCGCGATCGTGCAGTACACGAACGGCATCGTGGATTTCCACGAGGAGAACTGCATCGGCTGCGGCTACTGCATTGCGGGCTGCCCGTTCAATATTCCGCGGCTGTCGAAGGCGGATCATCGCGTGTACAAGTGCACGCTCTGCTCGGACCGCGTCGGAGTCGGCCAGGAACCGGCGTGCGTGAAGACCTGCCCGACGGGCGCGATCGTGTTCGGCACCAAGGTCGACATGATCCAGCACGCGGAAGAGCGCATCGTGGATCTGAAGGAGCGCGGCTTCGAACACGCAGGACTGTACAACCCGGCGGGCGTGGGTGGCACGCACGTGATGTACGTGCTGCATCACGCGGACCAGCCTTCGCTCTACCACGGCTTGCCTGACGATCCGCACATCAGCCCGTTCGTGAAGCTGTGGAAAGGCATTGCGAAGCCGCTCGGCGTCGCGGCGATCGCGCTGACGGCGCTGGCGGGTTTCTTCCACTACACGCGCATCGGCCCGAACGAACTCAGCGAAGAAGACGAGGACGCCGCCCGCAACGCCGCGCACGATATCCGCGAACGGCGCGAGCACAAGCCCGAGGAGCCCGTCAAATGA
- a CDS encoding formate dehydrogenase subunit gamma encodes MKHHRHENPDLIVRYTPNERTNHWITAITFVLLALSGLALFHPSMFWLSALFGGGQWTRILHPFIGLVMFVSFMILALRFWHHNYLDADDRQWLRQINDVLTNREDRLPEVGRYNAGQKLLFFVLVLCLLLLLLSGIVIWRAYFAFYFPIEVVRVAAVIHAVTAFVLICSIIVHIYAAIWVKGSIGAMVRGTVTLGWARKHHPKWFRESIK; translated from the coding sequence ATGAAACATCATCGGCATGAGAACCCGGACCTGATCGTGCGCTACACGCCGAACGAGCGCACGAACCACTGGATCACGGCGATCACCTTTGTTCTGCTCGCGCTGTCGGGCCTGGCGCTGTTTCATCCGTCGATGTTCTGGCTGTCCGCGCTGTTCGGCGGCGGGCAATGGACGCGCATCCTGCATCCGTTCATCGGCCTCGTGATGTTCGTGTCGTTCATGATTCTTGCGCTGCGCTTCTGGCATCACAACTATCTCGATGCCGACGACCGGCAGTGGCTGCGCCAGATCAACGATGTGCTCACCAACCGCGAAGACCGATTACCCGAAGTCGGCAGATACAACGCCGGGCAGAAGCTGCTGTTCTTTGTACTGGTGCTATGCCTGCTGCTGTTGCTGCTGAGCGGCATCGTCATCTGGCGCGCGTATTTCGCGTTCTATTTCCCGATTGAAGTGGTGCGCGTCGCGGCCGTAATTCATGCTGTGACCGCGTTCGTGCTGATCTGCAGCATCATCGTCCATATCTACGCGGCGATATGGGTGAAGGGTTCGATCGGCGCGATGGTGCGTGGCACGGTGACGCTCGGCTGGGCGCGCAAGCATCATCCGAAGTGGTTTCGCGAGAGTATCAAGTAA
- the fdhE gene encoding formate dehydrogenase accessory protein FdhE, whose product MVQRILDPGQIESIDHSAIPRLRMPERATLFSTRAARLRQQADASPIGGYIRLMATLADAQQQTLAQISAAMPSTESIDLAQQHSMPIAPATTADRDPLWRDVLQRLLDRVEAAGLVTPMLARVIDDLRVKRAEELDALADAIVALRFNEVEPASAPFVMAALQVVWTDIASRIDQRAVPYLDAPGACPVCGVPPVASIVRVGGQFQGYRYVQCGLCSTEWHVVRVKCTNCDSTKGIAYHGIDGGSEALKAESCDECHTYRKIGYQEKDYDFEPLADDLASLTLDLLMNEAGYKRSSPNPLLWPEVPSDE is encoded by the coding sequence TTGGTGCAACGCATCCTGGATCCCGGCCAGATCGAATCGATCGATCACTCCGCCATTCCGCGCCTGCGGATGCCGGAGCGCGCAACGCTATTCTCGACGCGCGCCGCACGTCTGCGCCAACAGGCGGATGCGAGTCCGATTGGCGGCTATATCCGGCTGATGGCGACGCTGGCCGACGCGCAGCAGCAAACGCTCGCGCAGATCAGCGCGGCGATGCCCTCCACCGAATCCATCGACCTAGCGCAGCAGCATTCGATGCCCATTGCGCCCGCGACCACGGCGGATCGCGATCCCTTGTGGCGCGACGTATTGCAGCGTCTGCTCGATCGCGTCGAAGCGGCGGGACTGGTGACGCCCATGCTCGCCCGCGTGATCGACGACTTGCGCGTGAAGCGCGCGGAAGAACTCGACGCACTCGCCGACGCGATCGTTGCGCTGCGCTTCAACGAAGTCGAGCCGGCGTCCGCGCCGTTCGTGATGGCCGCGTTGCAGGTAGTGTGGACGGACATCGCGAGCCGCATCGATCAGCGCGCCGTGCCGTATCTCGACGCGCCCGGCGCGTGTCCCGTGTGCGGCGTGCCGCCCGTCGCGAGCATCGTGCGCGTCGGCGGACAGTTCCAGGGCTATCGCTATGTGCAATGCGGCCTGTGTTCGACCGAGTGGCATGTGGTGCGCGTCAAGTGCACGAATTGCGATTCGACGAAGGGCATCGCGTATCACGGCATCGACGGCGGCAGTGAAGCGCTCAAGGCCGAATCGTGCGACGAGTGTCACACGTATCGCAAGATCGGCTATCAGGAGAAAGACTACGACTTCGAGCCGCTCGCCGACGACCTCGCGAGCCTCACGCTCGATCTGCTAATGAACGAAGCAGGCTATAAGCGCAGCAGTCCGAATCCGCTGTTGTGGCCGGAAGTGCCTTCGGACGAATAA